In Crinalium epipsammum PCC 9333, the genomic window CGTCCCGCATTCACCAGCGCCTGGTAAACAAAAGCTGCAACTTCTGCCCTAGTAGCTTCTCGGTTAGGATCAAGCTTAGTAGCAACGGGATAGTTAACAACTAGCTGTTTAGCGGTAGCACCAGCTACGGCTGTCGTAGCGTATTGAGGAATTAAAGACCTATCTTGATAAACTGACAATACACTGGTGTCATCGGAACGCAATTTCAAACCACTAGCCAGAGAAACCAGTGCTTGGACACGAGGGATACGTTGGTTGGGTAGAAATTTATTCCCTGGATAACCAGAAATAAAGCCACCACGAGCGGCTGTTTGAATTGCTTGATATCCCCAGAAATTGCTACTAACATCGACAAAATTGATCGCAGGGTTTTCAGGGGCGGGCGTAAAAGCTTTGTTGATAATCGCCGCAAACTGAGCGCGAGTAACAGGTTCACTGGGACGGAAGGTATTATCATTAAAACCAGCAATAATACCTTGATTTGCCAACGCTTCAATATAAGCATTAGCCCAATGTCCTTGGGTATCTGTAAAGCGACTTGCTACTGGTGCTGTGTTGGTAAACTCTACACGACCACGAATGCGTTGAGGATCAATATTGTTACCGTAGGCAAGCAATATGTTGCTGCTTGTAGCATTGTAGATATCGTAGCGACCGTTGTTGCTAATGCGATTTTCTCCAGCCGTTTCTGCTGTGCCTAAATTAGGTTGAGCTTTGCTAATTACGACAATACCATCCCGTTGATTACCCTCAATTATATTATTCCGTAAAACAGGAGTAGCATTAGAGGCAACAACAATGCCATCAACGTTTTGTAAAATCCGGTTTTGTGCAATTAAAGGAGATGCCTGATCAGTAATCGCAATCCCAAAACCCGTATTTTGAAATAAGTTGTCGCGAATTTCTCCTTGGGAATTTCTAACTAGAGAAATGCCTTGCCCATCATTATTTATAAAGACGTTGCCTTCAATTTTGGGGTTAGCATTTCCGGTAACATAAATACCCTCACGTTTATTTTTAGAAAAGGTATTGTTAGTTACACGAGGGTTAGTAGATTGAATCCATAAACCAGTGCCACGAGTGTTGGGGTTGGTAATGGTAAGTCCAGTAATAACACTGTCTTGTTCTGCCAGAAGTGTGACGCTTTGATTAGCTTCTGTGCTGCTAACGTAATTAGCCCCACCAATAATTGCTACTGTTTGACCTTGGGTAGATGGATTACCACGTAGAGTCACGCCTCTAGGAATTACAATTGGGAATACTTCGCCTGTGTTAGCAGTATATGACCCATTTGCCAGTTGCACTACTGTACCCGCCTCTGCTCTTTGGAGGGCTGCGGTGATTGTACGTAGTGGTGTCTGTTCGCTATTACCAGCACTCTCACTATCTGTACCAGTGGCTAGGTTGACATAAATAACCTTTGTGCCTGCGGGTATCTGAGCCGTAAGTATTGGTGGTGCTGGATTTGCTGTAGCTACGACTGTTAAAGTTCCACCTGACCACAAACATATTGCACTCAGTAAAGATATGCCTAGTTTAAAGCTATTAGCATGATGCTTAACAGGCTGGGCAGTGGTAATTGCCGAGGAATTAACAGAATTAACGGTATTTTTCATTATTTTGATGTCTGTCATTGTGGTTAATTGGTGTAGGGTTAGTAAACTAGCTGATTGAAATAAGCTGATTGTCTAAACTTCAGTGATTAAATAATATGGGGCAAGAGTAAGCGATCGCCAATTGCCAGCAAGTAATTGCAAAGACAAATTCTCATACTAATCACTATTTGAGTTATTATCATTTCAGACCACAAACAGGCAACTAGCCCAGGCAATATTATTTAAAATTTAAGTCTGGCTACTTTACCCCAGAGCGCAATTAAGTAAAAATTTGCAAGTAAATTTTTCTAATTTAAAGCTCTAAAGTTTATCTGAAATAACCCTTAAGACCCAAATTGACTAATCACAAAATGGCAGAGATTAGGTATCAACAGTTACACGAGCAATCATGCGATTGTATGTGGCAAACAAGTCTTCTAAAACATATATTCGTAGAAAATACGCAGGCATTATCCTGATTCTTAGTTATTTACTACTGGTTATATTGATGACATATTAATAATATTTTTAGTTCCCTTTGAGGGCTAGAAAGGGTGCGTAGGCGCAGCCAGCCGCAGGCATCGCAATAACTCCTGACAAAATTACAAAACGGCAACTTACCCAACTAAATATCGTCACATATACAATAATGTCTTGGAACTGTCTATGCGCTCTTTAGTACTGTCAATCCAAGGTTGCGTGGGTTTAGCTGTCGGTCTGAGTATTTTGCTATCTGGGTTACGTGCAGACGCTTCAGAGCGAGTAGTACTGAAGTATCGCTTTCTACAAACGTCACTATCGGTTTCTGAACTAGCAAGGTTTGCCAAAACAGGTGAAGTTTCAACGGGGGTAGGAGCTTATCTAAAGATACCAGGAACAACTGCCCAGGATGTGCGTCGCCCTTTGAATGAAGAAATAAAAGTAAATCCGTTTATTTTATATCGGGTGTTGAATACTCCTGTGGGAGAAGTACTACTGGATCAAATTTCTCAGGTAATTCATACTCCTGATAATATTGCCAACCGACAATCTTTGCGCTCGGCTTTAGTTAGCTCGGCTATGAACGACGGTAAGATTACATTGATAGAAACTCTACAAAATTACCCTACCCAACAGGTTCATGTAGAGGGCGATCGCCTTGCTGAAGCCTATAACCAACTTAAGCAACTGGCAAGACGCTTACCAAGGTTTTGAACCAGGAAATATATATTGCAGAAATTCTTTAAAGTTAACCCCCTGCCATGCAGAAGTCATTAATCATCACTCTGACTTCTGCATAACTGCCTTTTTAATAAGCCAGGGTTTCTAAAGTTTCCCTTAAATAGCGGCGCACCCGATGATCGAGGGTAATATCTTGCCGTTGCTCATCTAGCACGTGTTCCAACTGCCAACGCTGAAACCCTGAACTAGATGCGATCGCAACTTTCAGACTTTGCCAGATTTGGGGATCTTGGTAGATTGTGGGAGAAGTCGAAGCAGAAAAGTTAGCCATAGATACCTTATTGGATGCTATTGAGGACTTTAGATTAGAAATTGGCTATCAATTTTTATATACTCATCTTTCAGGATAGCTTAACTAGAAGTTATAATTTTGTTTCCAGTTATACATATATATTTAGCTAAATTTCCGGCTGATTATAATCAAATTTTAACTAAAAATTCCATTGAAAAGGCAAAATTTAAAGCTTTTAAGATGAAATCTTGCCTTTTCTGGCTTCCTTACCCTTGTTTCGGTGTTATTTGTGGAGTGTCATTATTCACAACAGCTAACTTTTTGTCAGCTATTGGTAATATCCGATTAACCTGCAAACCAGGAACGGTAAAATCCTGAAATATTTTTACTATAGGGAATGGTTCTGTAGCAGCTAACTTAGTTTCGTTAGTCAGGAGAACCAGTAAGACACTAAGCGGCACTTGTAAGAACAAATTGCTTGCTAGGAAAGCTAAACTAGCTAAAAATAGCCCTAAAAATCGCGAGGTTAGTGGAAAACCCACAATTGTAGCCAGAGGTGCTACTTGATAGATTTGCCACAACACCAACAACATTAAAATAGCGCCAACACTGGCAAGCCATTGATGGATCGGCGTTTTAAATAAGCTAAGTAGGCGTTGCTGATCTGAGGTTAGGTGACTTGGCTTGATCGCCAGTACCAAAATGCTAAAGATATAAAACGGACGGGTTAATTGCATCCACAAAATTGGTGCAATTCCAATACCAGCAACTAACAGGAATTCTACCCAAACTGGCAACTGAGGATCACCTACAGCCAAAAAGACCCAACATAGCCCTAGAAAAAGTGGTACAACAGCTAACCCAGCTAAATGAATCCATAAAAAAGGTTCAGACCAAGAAGAGCGCATAAGCAATTGAGATTAGGGATCGAGGATGTACTGCTGAGAGTTTAGAACTTCAGAGGGTTAATTAGCCCAGTTTACATCCCAGATCCGAAATCCCAACTTTTCTTAAGCAGGTGAAAGGGTACGTCGCTTGCTCACGAGTTGATAGGTTTCAATAATGTCACCTTCAGCCCAATCATTAAAGCGATCTAAGCCAATACCGCATTCATAGCCAGCATTAACTTCCTTGGCATCTTCTTTGATGCGCTTGAGGGAATCAAGCCCACCTTCATGGATCACCTTACCGCCACGATGTACTCGGATTTTACAATTACGAATTGCCTTACCTGATAGTACATAGCAGCCTGCAACAGCACCACGACCAACGGCAAATACGGCTCGTACTTCCACTTGACCCAGGGGTTCTTCCACCATCTCTGGTTCAAGCAGACCTTCCATCGCGCCTTGAATATCATCCAACAACTTGTAGATGACGTTGTATTCGCGGATATCGACACCTGATTGGTCAGCAGAAGCCCGTGCGCCAGTAGCTAGGGTAGTGTTAAATCCAATAATTACAGCACCACTAGCAGCAGCTAAGTCTACGTCTGTTTCGGTGATTTCGCCAGCATTAGCTAACAAGACCCGAACTTGGACTTCATTTTGTGGCAGTTGTTTTAGTGATCCCAGAATTGCTTCGGCGGAACCTTGAACGTCTGCCTTCAAGACCAAGTTGAGTTCTTTGAGTTCTCCTTCTTGAGCTTGTGCGGACAGAGAATTGAGAGTAACGCGGCGTGATGCCATCATCTGTTGTAGACGAGACTGGCGTTGCTGATCGGATCTTTCTTGAGCGATCGCACGAGCTTCTTTTTCACTCGCGTAGGCTTCAAAATCGTCACCCGCAGCAGGGACATTACTCAAGCCCAAAACCTCTACAGCAAAGGATGGACTAGCAGCTTCGACCCTTGCGCCTCGGTCATCCACCATTGCTCGTACCTTACCAAATACATGACCTGCAACGAGGGTATCACCCACACGCAGCGTGCCATTTTGTACCAGCAGGGTAGCAACAGGACCTTTAGCTTTATCTAGATGAGCTTCAATCACCGTACCTCTAGCGGGTCGATTTGGGTTAGCAGAAAGTTCTTCAATTTCTGATACCAACAAAATCATTTCCAGCAGTGTATCCAGGTTCTCGCCTTTAAGCGCACTAACTGGAACCATGATGGTTTGTCCGCCCCATTCTTCTGAAACTAAACCAAACTCGGTTAATTCTTGCTTAACTCGATCCGGTTGTGCTTCTGGTTTATCAACTTTATTGATAGCAACCACCAAGGGAACTTCTGCCGCTTGAGCGTGACGGATAGCTTCAATTGTTTGAGGTCTCACACCGTCATCAGCAGCTACTACTAGCACCGCGATATCTGTCACCCTCGCACCACGCGCCCGCATAGCGGTAAACGCCTCGTGACCAGGTGTATCGAGGAAAACCACTTGCTGGGTTTTCCCATCGTGGTCAACATCTACATGGTATGCACCAATATGTTGAGTAATACCGCCAGCTTCTCCTTGAGCTACTTTCGTTTTCCGAATGGCATCAAGCAGGGTAGTTTTACCATGATCTACGTGACCCATAATTGTCACTACTGGCGGACGCTTGATGAGATTTTCTAGGTCAGCCGCATCGATCATCTCCGTGACTTTTGTGGCGGGGGCTTGTTCTTCAGCCGTTTCCACTGCCACGCCCATATCCTCTGCCACCATAGAGGCGGTGGGTATATCCAGAGTTTGGGTGATATTAATAGCCATTCCTTTAAAGAACAGCTTTTTAATAATCTCTGTTTCTGGTACAGCCAAAGCAATGGCTAGTTCCCGAACTGTCAAACTGCCTGTCAAAACAATTTTTTCGGGACGTTCTTCAACAGGTTTTTGCTCACGACGGTTAGAGCGACTATCTACTTTTTGTTCGCCTCGGTCGGTCTTGGGTTTTTTAGCTCTGGCAGCAGGTGCTGCTGCTGGCGTTGATGCCACTTTTTGCTTAGGCGGACGAGCTACTGAGAGGCTCACTTGCGCTGGGGTAAGCGCATTTAATGCACCATCCAAATCATCATCATCCTCTTCAATGATGAGTGGCGTGCGTCGCTTGGCTTTTGCTGGAGCCTTCTTAGCAATATCTGTATCTTCTTCCTCTTCCTTCTCCCAAGTTTTGGTTTTCTTAACTTGGCGTGGTGGAGTTGGTCGTTTGAGATCCAAATCCAACGTTTCAATCGTTGAATCTTGATTCTCCGAACCTTCCGGTTGAGATCCAGGTCGTCTAGGAATTCTTTGCCCGTCTGCACCTCTGGCAGCTATTTCTGGCTTGCTTCCTGGTGCTAGTGGGGGGCGGACAGTCCTTTGAGGACGTTGTAGATCTGGCAGTACTGGAGCGGCTACTTGCTCTGGTTTAGAAATCGGTCTTTTCTCGCCAGTAGGTTTAGCAGGAGATGGAATTCTTGCACCGCCTCCAGCCGATTGTTCGACTTTAGCTTTTTTCAGAACAGGCTTGTCAAGTTTTGCCTCTTGTGCCAAATGCTCATCTATTCCGTAGTTTTTGGGAGCAACTGTTTGTCGGGCTGGAGGTTCTACCAGTTGAGGTTTTGGTTCTGGGGGTGCTGCGACTACAGGAGGAGCCGAAACTTTAGGTGTTGCTTTAGGGGTTAATACTTTATTAACCGGGCTTTTAACTACTGTTGCAGGCGACTCATCTGCTGTTGAATTCCCTGTCGCCTCTTTTGGGATATTATTCTGCTGGTCAGATTGACGTACAGGGCGACTGACTATCGACGGCTTTATAGGTGCTGCCGTTGACTGCCTTACTGGCATTTGAGGGGGAGCCGCTAGCTTCATTTCCGATTCTGTGGAGTCAGAACCGGAATTAGGTCTATGCTTAATTTGGAGAATTTGTGGCTTCTGTTCAATGTTATTGCGCCCATTACCTGGCATTGACGGCGCTCCTGGTCTACGTTCTGTTGGATCGTTACTGTTAACTCGTCTAGCTACTGCCGGACGAGGTGAATATTTTTCGGCAGCAGCGCGAATGCGCTCTGCTTCTGATTCTGAAATTGTACTGCTATGGCTTTTAACTGCAATATTTAGCTGATCGCAAATTAATTGAACATCTTTGTTGTCCAAATTCAAGTCCTTCGATAAATCGTATATTCTCACTTTGCCGTTGTTCATCCACTATCCCCCCGTCATACGAGTTTTCACATTTTGACTAAATGCTTAAATGAATTTAAATTTTTGTTCATCTGCATCCTACTTTCTCAGGTTTAACTCCAACTCAACTAAATGATTATTTCTTTAATAAGCCCGGAAATCTAATTCTGAGTGGTTAATTTTACCCAGATCACGACTTCCTTGCCCAACTCTTCTTTTATAATTTTGCACAAATAACTAAAAAAGTGAGATAGGATTTGCAAACAGTGGCTCCCTGTGGCGCTTAGTCATTACTTCTTTTCTATCGTGCCACTTGCTCAGATCCTTATAGACTCTCAATCCTAGACTTCCCCACCTCTGTTGCCAGATTTTGAGGATAAATTTGTTATTCGGTGTGGGCAGGGAAACGATAATGCTATTAATCAATCTGTTTACTAATAACTTCTAGTTGGTGAGTAGTGAATTATCACTCCTCATTTCATTTTAACTAGCAATCTCTTAATTGCAGCCTGCTAGTTTAAATTAGTCCTGGTGATATCCCAGGATTATGAAGTGGGAGGGGTTATAACTATCGCTGCTCATAAAACCTGTGAGTGAGGGATGCTATGGGGTTAACTTGTGGCTAAACGCTGCCATAAAGTTATATAGATATGTTCTGGCACAGGAGCTTTGAGCGATCGCCCCAAACGATTTTTCTTTTTAGCCGCTTCAAGACAAGCCGTTTGGCGACAGAGATAGGCAGAACGACCCATCCCCTGATCTAATTGTACCTGCTGAGATGGATAAACTCTGACAATTCGCCAAAATTCTACTTTTGGTGCTGCTTGACGACAACTTACGCAACGTCGGAAGTTAGGTTCCATCTCTATTTTCTCATCAAAACTTAACAATTGGGCTGATTCTGGCAAACAATTATTTTGCCAGATCGCCTTCTTCTGTCGGTAGGAATTAGATCATCGCTTCTTCTTCGGAATATTCTAGTTCATCATCCACTTCTGGCAAGACATCAATTTCTTCCTCAACGTCTTCCTCATCCCAAGTGGTTGCCTGTTTCTGCGCCTCAATTTTGGCAGATTCTGCGGCATAGTCATATTTAGCAGAATCTTTAATGTCGATTTTCCAACCAGTCAAACGAGCCGCAAGCCGAACATTCTGTCCTTCTTTGCCAATTGCTAAACTTAGTTGATCTTCGGCTACTAAAACGTGAGCTTGACGTTCATCGGTATGTACTAGCCTGACTTCATCAACTCGTGCGGGGCTGAGGGCGTTAGCGATGTAGGTAGCAGGATCGGGAGACCAGCGAATGACATCTATTTTTTCACCGCGTAGTTCATTGACTACTACTTGAATTCTAGAACCCCTAGCGCCAATACAAGCTCCTACTGGATCAACATCTCGATCTAGTGTGTCAACTGCGATTTTAGTGCGGGGACCAACATGGCGAGAAGGTGGATTAGCTTCTCTGGCTACGGCAACAATGCGGACAACTTCATCTTCAATTTCTGGGACTTCGTTGGCAAACAAATATACTACTAAACCAGCAGAAGCTCTAGAAACAATTAGTTGTGGACCTCGCTGTGGACCTTCGCGGACTTTTTTTAATAACACCTTAAATGTGGCGTTAATCCGGTAGTTATCGTTGGGTAGTTGTTCTCGCTTGGGTAGTTCGGCTTCTACTTCTGGTTGACCAAAAGTACTGGTGACAGCCAAAATCACTGATTGACGTTCAAAGCGCAGTACTCTTGCTTGTAATACTGTTCCTTCTAATTCTTCAAATTCTTCTTGAATGATTTGACGCTGCTGATCCCGCAGTTCTTGTGATAAAACTTGCTTTGTTTGAATTGCTGCCATCCGACCAAATTCTTTTTGATCGGGGGTGACATCAATAAGTACGGAGTCACCTAATTGTGCTTCATCTGCTACTTGTTTAACGTCAGCAAGAGAAATTTGGTGATCGCTGGTGGTGACTTCTTCAACAATAGTTTTTGTGGCTAGGACGCGGAAGCCTTCTTCTTCAGTATCAAGATCAACTTCAAAGTTGTTAAAATAGTTTTCCTCAAAATGAAAGCGATCGAGGCGTTGAGCGCGACGATAACGCTCGTAACCTTTCATCAGGGCTTTTCGTAGTGCTTCGCTGACAGCGTGCCTGGGTAGGTTACGCTCTTTGCTAATACCTTCAATTAGGTCTTTAAGACCAGGTAAACTAACTAACGACATCGGAAAACCTCCGTTTTTTGAACAAATAACCAGGAGCGATCGCAGGCTAAACCTAAGATAGTTACCTGTCTGGGCTTGCCTAAACAGCCAGAAGATCGCAGTACCTACGGTAAAAAAACTACCTATAGAGGGTTAGCTTTTGACCAAAGAAAATTTTGAGTAAGGGAGATTTTGTTTACAAGGGGCAGTTGTTTGTAACTCGCTTGCAACAATGTTTCCTGCTCCCTATCTCTTGGCTATAATCAAGCAGCAGTAAGTGTTTTAGCTTTACTTATACTCATTAAGCTTCCATTAGCAGGACTTTAGTAACTAACAAGCGAGGAATAGCGATCGCGCGACCTTTGAGATTGAGATGAACAAATGTTTCATCTCGGTTAACTAACTTACCTTTGAACTCAGTTTTGCCCTGAAATAATTCCGAGGTGGTAACAATCACGGTAAAACCTTTAAAGGAAATAAACTCGCGATCTGTAGTTAGCTGTCGTGAGATCCCAGGACTGGAAACCTCTAATACATAAGCATCAGGAATGATGTTTGTTGCATCTAGGCTTGCTTCTACCGCTTTGCTCATTTGTTCGCAGTCCTCCAAGCCAGTATCTGAGTTCAGGTTTCGGATATCTAAGCGGAGTACTGGTGGACTTTGGTTGGTTTGAAAAACTGCACCAACTAACTCCAACCCCAAATCTGCTGCTATCGGAGTCGCCAAATCAATAATTTGTGGAATTAAAGGATGAGTCATTTAACACCCCCAATAAAAAAAGTGGGTCTCGACCCACTTCCTGCGAAGTTATTCCAAGAAGTTTAACGTTGCGTTGACGCTCCCCCACTTTTAAGTGCTGGAGATTCAACTGATACGGCAGGTTAACCTGCTATATCGGTATTGACACTCCCCCGTCTGTAGAGACGCGAAATAAGAGGTTTTTACGCGCTCGACGGGAGATTCTTGCTTCACTGAAACCTGCTTCTGGTACAAGTACCCGTTAGTCTTACAGCTTCTCCACAAGCTTGAAGTCCGGTATGCCCTACCGTATTTGTAAGGTTTTGTCTTCTTACTTTTCCTAATTATGTTGTTTTGTTTTTACAACTACAGGAGGTTCATTTGACTGTTGATATTTTAGCACAAAACCCTGACCACGCGGATAAGGAGGGCAGCAGCGTTATTCTCATTTCTGAGTTATAATTTATTATTTATTTTTGTAAGAAGTTTTTCGGGTTTTTCGGGTTTGTTGTAATAGTCTCTGTAAATCCTCCTCGGACAAATCTTGAACGTAGTTAATTTTGATTTCTTCTAAAAGGTCAAATAGTAAGGACTGAATTTTTTGTAAGGTATGTTGCCTTTGTAGTTCTGTGCCTAATGCTTCACTAAAATGTTGGACTAAATCTTGAGAAAGTTTTGCTCCTACAGGATCTTCCAGTGTGTCTTTGATGGCAGTGTAGGTGGACTGAGAAACTTCATTAATTAGTTGATCAATTAGTTGGATAGGTAAGTTTCCTATGCCTGGAACTTGCTTCAGATTACGGTATATAGGAGAT contains:
- a CDS encoding low-complexity tail membrane protein; the protein is MRSSWSEPFLWIHLAGLAVVPLFLGLCWVFLAVGDPQLPVWVEFLLVAGIGIAPILWMQLTRPFYIFSILVLAIKPSHLTSDQQRLLSLFKTPIHQWLASVGAILMLLVLWQIYQVAPLATIVGFPLTSRFLGLFLASLAFLASNLFLQVPLSVLLVLLTNETKLAATEPFPIVKIFQDFTVPGLQVNRILPIADKKLAVVNNDTPQITPKQG
- the infB gene encoding translation initiation factor IF-2, coding for MNNGKVRIYDLSKDLNLDNKDVQLICDQLNIAVKSHSSTISESEAERIRAAAEKYSPRPAVARRVNSNDPTERRPGAPSMPGNGRNNIEQKPQILQIKHRPNSGSDSTESEMKLAAPPQMPVRQSTAAPIKPSIVSRPVRQSDQQNNIPKEATGNSTADESPATVVKSPVNKVLTPKATPKVSAPPVVAAPPEPKPQLVEPPARQTVAPKNYGIDEHLAQEAKLDKPVLKKAKVEQSAGGGARIPSPAKPTGEKRPISKPEQVAAPVLPDLQRPQRTVRPPLAPGSKPEIAARGADGQRIPRRPGSQPEGSENQDSTIETLDLDLKRPTPPRQVKKTKTWEKEEEEDTDIAKKAPAKAKRRTPLIIEEDDDDLDGALNALTPAQVSLSVARPPKQKVASTPAAAPAARAKKPKTDRGEQKVDSRSNRREQKPVEERPEKIVLTGSLTVRELAIALAVPETEIIKKLFFKGMAINITQTLDIPTASMVAEDMGVAVETAEEQAPATKVTEMIDAADLENLIKRPPVVTIMGHVDHGKTTLLDAIRKTKVAQGEAGGITQHIGAYHVDVDHDGKTQQVVFLDTPGHEAFTAMRARGARVTDIAVLVVAADDGVRPQTIEAIRHAQAAEVPLVVAINKVDKPEAQPDRVKQELTEFGLVSEEWGGQTIMVPVSALKGENLDTLLEMILLVSEIEELSANPNRPARGTVIEAHLDKAKGPVATLLVQNGTLRVGDTLVAGHVFGKVRAMVDDRGARVEAASPSFAVEVLGLSNVPAAGDDFEAYASEKEARAIAQERSDQQRQSRLQQMMASRRVTLNSLSAQAQEGELKELNLVLKADVQGSAEAILGSLKQLPQNEVQVRVLLANAGEITETDVDLAAASGAVIIGFNTTLATGARASADQSGVDIREYNVIYKLLDDIQGAMEGLLEPEMVEEPLGQVEVRAVFAVGRGAVAGCYVLSGKAIRNCKIRVHRGGKVIHEGGLDSLKRIKEDAKEVNAGYECGIGLDRFNDWAEGDIIETYQLVSKRRTLSPA
- a CDS encoding YlxR family protein; its protein translation is MEPNFRRCVSCRQAAPKVEFWRIVRVYPSQQVQLDQGMGRSAYLCRQTACLEAAKKKNRLGRSLKAPVPEHIYITLWQRLATS
- a CDS encoding DUF1565 domain-containing protein, giving the protein MKNTVNSVNSSAITTAQPVKHHANSFKLGISLLSAICLWSGGTLTVVATANPAPPILTAQIPAGTKVIYVNLATGTDSESAGNSEQTPLRTITAALQRAEAGTVVQLANGSYTANTGEVFPIVIPRGVTLRGNPSTQGQTVAIIGGANYVSSTEANQSVTLLAEQDSVITGLTITNPNTRGTGLWIQSTNPRVTNNTFSKNKREGIYVTGNANPKIEGNVFINNDGQGISLVRNSQGEIRDNLFQNTGFGIAITDQASPLIAQNRILQNVDGIVVASNATPVLRNNIIEGNQRDGIVVISKAQPNLGTAETAGENRISNNGRYDIYNATSSNILLAYGNNIDPQRIRGRVEFTNTAPVASRFTDTQGHWANAYIEALANQGIIAGFNDNTFRPSEPVTRAQFAAIINKAFTPAPENPAINFVDVSSNFWGYQAIQTAARGGFISGYPGNKFLPNQRIPRVQALVSLASGLKLRSDDTSVLSVYQDRSLIPQYATTAVAGATAKQLVVNYPVATKLDPNREATRAEVAAFVYQALVNAGRAQPIASAYLVRNPQTTQR
- the nusA gene encoding transcription termination factor NusA, whose product is MSLVSLPGLKDLIEGISKERNLPRHAVSEALRKALMKGYERYRRAQRLDRFHFEENYFNNFEVDLDTEEEGFRVLATKTIVEEVTTSDHQISLADVKQVADEAQLGDSVLIDVTPDQKEFGRMAAIQTKQVLSQELRDQQRQIIQEEFEELEGTVLQARVLRFERQSVILAVTSTFGQPEVEAELPKREQLPNDNYRINATFKVLLKKVREGPQRGPQLIVSRASAGLVVYLFANEVPEIEDEVVRIVAVAREANPPSRHVGPRTKIAVDTLDRDVDPVGACIGARGSRIQVVVNELRGEKIDVIRWSPDPATYIANALSPARVDEVRLVHTDERQAHVLVAEDQLSLAIGKEGQNVRLAARLTGWKIDIKDSAKYDYAAESAKIEAQKQATTWDEEDVEEEIDVLPEVDDELEYSEEEAMI
- a CDS encoding alpha/beta hydrolase; this translates as MRSLVLSIQGCVGLAVGLSILLSGLRADASERVVLKYRFLQTSLSVSELARFAKTGEVSTGVGAYLKIPGTTAQDVRRPLNEEIKVNPFILYRVLNTPVGEVLLDQISQVIHTPDNIANRQSLRSALVSSAMNDGKITLIETLQNYPTQQVHVEGDRLAEAYNQLKQLARRLPRF
- the rimP gene encoding ribosome maturation factor RimP, which gives rise to MTHPLIPQIIDLATPIAADLGLELVGAVFQTNQSPPVLRLDIRNLNSDTGLEDCEQMSKAVEASLDATNIIPDAYVLEVSSPGISRQLTTDREFISFKGFTVIVTTSELFQGKTEFKGKLVNRDETFVHLNLKGRAIAIPRLLVTKVLLMEA